Proteins from a single region of Flavobacterium sp. YJ01:
- a CDS encoding glycosyltransferase yields the protein MKKALISDWYYVNGGAEKVIHSINSIWNDFDHFALIDFLNDEDRKFILNGKKAKTSFIQKLPTVKKNHRKFLQLFPIAIEQFDLSDFDLIISSSSAVAKGIKVGKNQLHICYCHSPMRYAWDLREQYLKDAGLTKGLKGLYAKSVLDKIQKWDLSNSENVDYFIANSKHIAQRIKKTYNKESVVIYPPVDVDFFTLEETKEEYFLTASRLVPYKKTQLIVEVFNELPDLKLIVAGEGPELEKLQKIAKKNIEFVGFVENKKLRALMQKAKGFVFAAEEDFGIIPVEAQACGTPVIALSKGGTLETVIENETGIFFAEQSVEKIKDAVLHFQTKTFDPKVIREHAVKFSKDRFEKEIKEFVETKFKAHKRTLI from the coding sequence ATGAAAAAAGCCCTAATTAGCGATTGGTATTATGTAAATGGAGGTGCTGAAAAAGTGATTCATTCAATAAATTCAATTTGGAATGATTTTGATCATTTTGCCCTTATTGATTTTTTGAATGATGAAGATCGCAAATTTATTTTAAACGGAAAAAAAGCAAAAACAAGCTTTATTCAAAAACTACCTACAGTAAAGAAAAATCATCGAAAATTTTTGCAGTTATTTCCAATTGCAATAGAACAATTTGATTTAAGCGATTTTGATTTAATAATTAGTTCTTCTTCTGCTGTTGCAAAAGGAATTAAGGTTGGCAAAAATCAGCTTCATATTTGTTATTGCCATTCGCCAATGCGTTACGCCTGGGATTTGAGAGAGCAATATTTAAAAGACGCCGGATTAACCAAAGGTTTAAAAGGCTTGTATGCAAAATCTGTTTTAGATAAAATTCAGAAATGGGATCTTTCCAATTCAGAAAATGTAGATTATTTTATAGCCAATTCTAAGCATATTGCACAAAGAATAAAAAAAACCTACAATAAAGAATCGGTTGTAATTTACCCTCCGGTTGATGTTGATTTTTTTACTTTAGAAGAAACAAAAGAAGAATATTTTTTAACAGCTTCTAGGTTGGTTCCATACAAAAAAACGCAATTAATTGTTGAGGTTTTTAATGAATTGCCAGATCTAAAACTAATTGTTGCAGGTGAAGGACCAGAGCTGGAAAAACTTCAAAAAATTGCCAAAAAAAATATTGAATTTGTTGGTTTTGTAGAGAATAAAAAATTGAGAGCTTTAATGCAAAAAGCAAAAGGATTTGTTTTTGCCGCCGAAGAAGATTTTGGAATTATTCCAGTCGAAGCACAAGCCTGCGGAACTCCTGTTATTGCTTTATCAAAAGGAGGAACTCTTGAAACTGTTATTGAAAATGAAACAGGAATTTTCTTTGCAGAACAATCGGTTGAAAAAATAAAAGACGCCGTACTTCATTTTCAAACCAAAACTTTCGATCCAAAAGTGATTCGCGAACACGCGGTTAAATTTTCAAAAGATCGATTTGAAAAAGAAATTAAGGAATTTGTTGAAACTAAGTTTAAAGCGCATAAACGCACTTTGATATAA
- the wecB gene encoding UDP-N-acetylglucosamine 2-epimerase (non-hydrolyzing), whose protein sequence is MKITIIAGARPNFIKIAPIINAIKSKQNEGFDISFRLVHTGQHYDKNLSDTFFEELNIPQPDVNLEVKSGSQAEQTAAIMIAFEKELLQNPCDLVLVVGDVNSTMACSIVAKKCHTKVAHVEAGIRSGDLTMPEEINRMLTDSITDYFFTTSTSASENLLKLGSDPENVHFVGNVMIDTLYQNIDRSSAPGFWNEHQLKEKNYIILTLHRPANVDEVSSLIDLLHGIDSLVNDKKIIFPIHPRTQAILSESKIEFKNILFVSPQGYLNFMYLIKNSFAVITDSGGISEETTVLEIPCFTMRDNTERPETETIGTNTIVGTSFENLKKVFGSFLQNGARKSGIPELWDGKASERIVSILLDK, encoded by the coding sequence ATGAAAATTACCATAATTGCAGGTGCAAGACCAAACTTTATAAAAATAGCGCCTATTATTAATGCTATAAAAAGCAAGCAAAATGAAGGTTTTGATATTTCATTTCGTTTGGTGCACACAGGTCAGCATTATGATAAAAACTTAAGCGATACTTTTTTTGAAGAATTAAATATTCCGCAACCAGATGTAAATTTGGAAGTAAAAAGTGGTTCTCAGGCAGAACAAACTGCTGCAATTATGATTGCCTTTGAAAAAGAATTACTTCAAAATCCGTGCGATTTGGTTTTGGTTGTCGGCGATGTTAATTCAACAATGGCATGCTCTATTGTCGCCAAAAAGTGCCATACAAAAGTGGCACATGTTGAAGCCGGAATTCGCTCTGGAGACTTGACAATGCCCGAAGAAATCAACAGAATGTTAACGGACAGCATCACAGATTACTTTTTTACAACATCTACATCGGCTTCAGAAAATTTACTGAAATTGGGTTCTGATCCGGAAAATGTTCATTTTGTGGGCAATGTTATGATTGATACTTTATATCAGAATATCGATAGAAGTTCGGCACCGGGTTTTTGGAATGAACACCAATTAAAAGAAAAAAATTACATCATTCTGACTTTACATCGTCCAGCAAATGTTGATGAAGTTTCATCTCTAATCGATTTGCTTCATGGAATTGATTCTTTAGTCAATGACAAAAAAATAATTTTTCCTATTCATCCAAGAACGCAGGCAATTTTGAGCGAAAGCAAAATCGAATTTAAAAACATCCTTTTTGTTTCGCCTCAAGGTTATTTAAATTTCATGTATTTAATCAAAAATAGTTTTGCGGTTATTACAGACAGCGGCGGAATTTCTGAAGAAACAACTGTTCTTGAAATTCCATGTTTTACGATGCGTGATAACACAGAAAGACCTGAAACAGAAACTATTGGAACGAACACAATTGTAGGAACTTCTTTTGAAAATCTGAAAAAAGTTTTTGGTTCATTTTTACAAAATGGCGCTAGAAAAAGCGGTATTCCAGAATTGTGGGACGGAAAAGCATCGGAAAGAATTGTTTCAATTTTATTGGATAAATAA
- a CDS encoding GH3 auxin-responsive promoter family protein, with translation MSIKALAAKIFARKIYNKTQAWVQKPIETQEKVFQKLINSATQTSFGKDHYFNQIKTVEDFQKNVPVRDYEDLKPYIEKVVKGEENILWKGKPLYFAKTSGTTSGAKFIPLTKESMPFHIEAARNAILHYVHETGNAEFVDGKMIFLQGSPILTEKYGIKFGRLSGIVAHFVPKYLQKNRMPSWETNCIEDWETKVDAIVDETIKEDMAVISGIPSWVQMYFERLQQKSGEKKIGEIFKNFNLFIYGGVNYEPYRAKFENMIGRKVDSIELFPASEGFFAYQDSQKEKGMLLLLNSGIFYEFIKADEFFNENPKALTIGEVEIGVNYVLIISTNAGLWRYNIGDTVQFTSLFPHRVIVSGRIKHYISAFGEHVIANEVENAMKEAVASTNIVINEFTVAPQINPSSGLPYHEWFVEFENEPENMDFFAETIDNSMRKQNIYYDDLITGNVLQKVVVTKVSKNGFQDYMKSQGKLGGQNKIPRLSNDRNIADNLTKFI, from the coding sequence TTAGCAGCAAAAATATTTGCCAGAAAAATATATAATAAAACACAGGCTTGGGTTCAAAAACCAATCGAAACGCAAGAAAAGGTCTTTCAGAAATTAATTAATAGCGCAACGCAAACCAGTTTTGGAAAAGATCATTATTTTAATCAAATAAAAACGGTTGAAGATTTTCAAAAAAACGTTCCTGTAAGAGATTACGAAGATTTGAAACCTTATATTGAAAAGGTGGTTAAAGGCGAAGAAAATATTCTTTGGAAAGGAAAACCACTTTATTTTGCGAAGACTTCTGGAACAACTTCTGGGGCAAAATTTATTCCATTGACCAAAGAATCAATGCCGTTTCATATTGAAGCTGCTAGAAATGCGATTTTGCATTATGTTCACGAAACAGGAAATGCGGAGTTTGTTGACGGAAAAATGATTTTTTTGCAAGGAAGCCCGATTCTAACTGAAAAATACGGAATCAAATTCGGAAGACTTTCTGGAATTGTAGCCCATTTTGTTCCTAAATATTTGCAGAAAAACAGAATGCCATCTTGGGAAACCAATTGTATTGAAGATTGGGAAACTAAAGTAGACGCAATTGTAGACGAAACTATAAAAGAAGATATGGCTGTTATCTCTGGAATTCCATCTTGGGTTCAGATGTATTTTGAACGTTTACAGCAAAAAAGCGGCGAAAAAAAGATTGGCGAGATATTTAAAAACTTCAATTTGTTTATTTACGGAGGTGTTAATTACGAACCGTATCGTGCCAAGTTCGAAAACATGATTGGCAGAAAAGTAGATAGTATCGAGTTGTTTCCTGCCTCAGAAGGCTTTTTTGCATATCAGGATTCTCAGAAAGAAAAAGGAATGCTTTTATTGTTGAATTCGGGAATTTTTTACGAGTTTATAAAAGCAGATGAATTCTTTAATGAAAACCCAAAAGCGCTGACAATTGGCGAAGTTGAAATTGGGGTAAACTACGTTTTAATCATTTCTACAAATGCTGGACTTTGGCGATATAATATTGGCGATACAGTTCAGTTTACGTCTTTATTTCCGCATCGTGTGATAGTTTCTGGGCGTATCAAACATTATATTTCGGCTTTTGGTGAACACGTAATTGCCAACGAAGTTGAAAATGCGATGAAAGAAGCTGTTGCATCAACCAATATTGTGATAAACGAATTTACAGTTGCGCCACAGATTAATCCGTCAAGCGGATTACCGTATCACGAATGGTTTGTAGAATTTGAAAACGAACCTGAAAATATGGATTTTTTTGCCGAAACAATCGACAATTCGATGAGAAAACAAAACATTTATTATGACGATTTGATTACCGGAAATGTGCTGCAGAAAGTTGTGGTAACTAAAGTTTCTAAAAACGGATTTCAAGATTATATGAAATCGCAAGGCAAATTAGGCGGACAGAATAAGATTCCGAGATTATCGAATGATAGAAATATTGCGGATAATCTTACAAAATTTATATAA
- a CDS encoding UDP-glucuronic acid decarboxylase family protein, which produces MKRILITGAAGFLGSHLCDRFIKEGYFVIGMDNLITGDLKNIEHLFKLENFEFYHHDITKFVHVPGDLDYILHFASPASPIDYLKIPIQTLKVGSLGTHNLLGLARVKKARILIASTSEVYGDPLVHPQTEEYYGNVNTIGPRGVYDEAKRFQESITMAYHTFHGVETRIVRIFNTYGPRMRLNDGRVIPAFIGQALRGEDLTIFGDGMQTRSFCYVDDQVEGIFRLLHSDYVYPVNIGNPDEITIKDFAEEIIKLTGTNQKVVYHPLPVNDPLQRQPDTRKAKKLLGWEAKVNRAEGMKITYEYFKSLSAEELAKEEHKDFSSYIK; this is translated from the coding sequence ATGAAAAGAATACTTATTACCGGAGCAGCAGGATTTTTAGGATCACATTTATGTGACAGATTCATCAAAGAAGGTTACTTTGTAATCGGAATGGACAATCTTATTACTGGAGATCTTAAAAATATTGAACATTTATTCAAACTAGAAAACTTCGAATTTTATCATCATGATATTACCAAGTTTGTTCATGTTCCAGGCGATTTAGATTATATCTTGCATTTTGCTTCACCGGCAAGTCCGATAGATTATTTAAAAATTCCGATTCAAACCTTAAAAGTTGGATCTTTAGGAACGCACAATTTATTAGGATTAGCTAGAGTTAAAAAAGCAAGAATTTTAATTGCATCAACATCAGAAGTTTATGGAGATCCGTTAGTGCATCCGCAAACCGAAGAATATTACGGAAACGTAAATACAATTGGTCCGCGTGGTGTTTATGATGAAGCTAAGCGTTTTCAGGAATCCATAACAATGGCATATCATACTTTTCATGGTGTAGAAACTAGAATCGTTCGTATTTTTAATACCTACGGACCAAGAATGCGATTAAACGACGGACGCGTAATTCCTGCTTTTATCGGACAGGCTTTGCGTGGAGAAGATTTAACGATTTTCGGAGACGGAATGCAGACACGTTCTTTTTGTTATGTAGACGATCAAGTTGAAGGTATTTTCAGATTATTGCATTCAGATTATGTTTATCCGGTAAATATTGGAAATCCAGACGAAATCACGATTAAAGATTTTGCAGAAGAAATCATTAAACTGACAGGAACAAACCAAAAGGTAGTATATCATCCTTTACCAGTAAATGATCCTTTACAGCGCCAACCAGACACGAGAAAAGCAAAAAAATTGTTAGGTTGGGAAGCCAAAGTAAATCGAGCAGAAGGAATGAAAATTACGTATGAGTATTTTAAATCATTGTCTGCAGAAGAACTTGCTAAAGAAGAACACAAAGATTTTTCGAGTTATATAAAATAA
- a CDS encoding oligosaccharide flippase family protein, with product MLKNISLSFGINFINLLFPLLLIPFYIKTFGIDIYGLIAVSMAFINIVSVLYDYSWYAFAPIEIQKVKNEPNLINQYISKIINCKIAVFVPSILLLLVFILCSEIKYNLIFSFSLLVFLFSRSQNNLCFFIGLDKVFPYFIINSIVKVGCIVLIFITLVEKTDYQFVFYYLGISDILIFIFSTLYLIQKNDFKYSISSFSEIWEELVFGYKLFLTNLTICALMNSSTIILSVFFDNTIVGIYNVAEKIIMLCKQSISVLFQGVYFKACEIGATKIKQLNHFLKSVFWAYFLMYGFGGLLLVFFPNLIISLLSSEFTLNSSIYLIYLAPIPLISALNQSAYMSLLLHHKKDIYFNAHLYGLIINIILSFTLCYFMKVNGIIISLILTEIFITVYLNFAIVKNDELNFFKNKIG from the coding sequence GTGCTTAAAAACATCTCATTGAGCTTTGGAATAAATTTTATTAATTTATTGTTTCCATTGTTATTAATTCCGTTTTACATCAAAACATTTGGAATTGATATTTACGGTTTAATTGCGGTATCAATGGCATTTATCAATATCGTCTCCGTTTTATATGATTATTCCTGGTATGCATTTGCGCCAATAGAAATTCAAAAAGTTAAAAATGAGCCGAATTTAATCAATCAATATATTTCAAAAATCATTAATTGCAAGATTGCAGTATTTGTGCCTTCTATTCTTTTATTGCTGGTTTTTATTTTATGTTCTGAAATAAAATACAATCTGATTTTTTCCTTTTCACTACTAGTATTTCTGTTTTCGAGATCTCAAAATAACCTCTGTTTTTTTATCGGATTGGATAAAGTTTTTCCTTATTTTATTATCAACTCGATTGTAAAAGTTGGCTGTATCGTACTGATTTTTATCACTCTTGTTGAAAAAACAGATTATCAGTTTGTTTTTTACTATCTAGGAATATCTGACATTCTAATTTTCATTTTTTCGACTTTATATTTAATCCAAAAAAATGATTTTAAGTATAGCATTTCTTCCTTTTCAGAAATTTGGGAGGAACTTGTTTTTGGTTATAAATTGTTTTTAACCAACCTTACGATATGTGCGCTGATGAATTCAAGCACGATAATTCTAAGTGTCTTTTTTGACAATACTATCGTTGGAATTTATAATGTTGCTGAGAAAATCATCATGCTTTGCAAACAATCGATTAGTGTTTTATTTCAAGGTGTTTATTTTAAAGCTTGTGAAATTGGAGCCACAAAAATTAAACAGCTCAACCATTTTCTGAAATCCGTTTTTTGGGCTTATTTTTTAATGTATGGTTTTGGAGGTCTTTTATTAGTCTTTTTTCCAAATTTGATTATTAGTCTTTTAAGTTCTGAATTTACTTTAAATTCTTCTATTTACCTGATTTATCTTGCTCCAATTCCGCTTATTAGTGCTTTAAATCAATCGGCTTATATGTCGTTATTGCTTCATCATAAAAAAGATATTTATTTTAATGCGCATCTTTACGGATTGATTATCAATATCATTCTTTCTTTTACGCTATGTTATTTTATGAAAGTAAATGGAATCATAATATCTTTAATTTTAACCGAGATATTTATAACTGTTTATCTCAATTTTGCGATTGTTAAAAACGATGAATTAAATTTTTTCAAGAATAAAATTGGCTAA
- a CDS encoding transposase, giving the protein MSQGKFQNKYRISSIRSQWWDYGWNGAYFITICTQNREHYFGEIQNSKMILSHVGIIADLLWHQIPTHHKNVELGDFVVMPNHIHGILIINKPLDNVDTDTGRVDTGHALYLPSSSSSSPGSQRFQNIGKNTISSIVGSYKSAVTKHANRLGYPHQWQKLFYDNIIRSNNDYQRISDYIVSNPENWAKDKFKTENKSK; this is encoded by the coding sequence ATGAGTCAAGGAAAGTTTCAAAATAAATATCGCATTTCTTCCATAAGATCGCAATGGTGGGATTATGGTTGGAATGGAGCCTATTTTATAACAATTTGTACACAAAACAGAGAACATTATTTTGGGGAAATTCAAAATAGTAAAATGATTTTATCGCATGTCGGAATTATTGCCGATTTATTGTGGCATCAAATTCCAACGCACCACAAAAATGTTGAATTGGGCGATTTTGTGGTGATGCCAAATCATATTCATGGAATTTTGATTATTAATAAACCATTGGATAACGTTGATACAGATACAGGGCGTGTAGATACAGGGCATGCCCTGTATCTACCATCATCATCATCATCATCACCAGGTTCACAACGGTTTCAAAACATTGGAAAAAATACCATTTCGTCAATTGTTGGATCATATAAATCTGCCGTAACAAAACACGCCAATAGATTGGGATATCCACATCAATGGCAAAAATTATTTTATGATAATATAATTAGAAGCAATAATGATTATCAAAGAATATCTGATTACATTGTTTCAAATCCCGAAAATTGGGCAAAGGATAAATTTAAAACAGAAAATAAATCAAAATGA
- a CDS encoding glycosyltransferase translates to MTQGYSIAIPAYGRPNEFEDLLKSINEMDMLPNEVIICEDFSKERNEIRAVAEKYQIIFNTQNVIVSYIENEKNLGYDANIRKLIDLALYKWVILIGNDDLFLKRGLNEIDDFCKRNESIAMISRPFIRFEKDINKPLGISRFLPNEAIVGKNDSPKMIFRICGFVGGLVINKEWAKKLATDRYDGTLFYQIYLAANAFCTTGIGYLANPPVGGRAGNPPLFGNSEKDGNLHIPGSYSAKGRASMWKGVLDIGKDVGNEYNIEIREDLRKELMIRQSFHVFEMNVGVSKETLKELKSELKKLDLFDHWIPKTLYFLNITFGKNAYYVYYLTRKIMQ, encoded by the coding sequence ATGACACAAGGATATAGTATCGCAATTCCCGCTTACGGCAGACCAAATGAATTTGAAGATTTATTAAAATCTATTAATGAAATGGATATGTTGCCAAACGAAGTTATAATTTGCGAAGATTTTTCTAAAGAAAGAAACGAAATACGTGCGGTAGCAGAAAAATATCAAATCATTTTTAACACCCAAAATGTAATCGTTTCATACATAGAAAACGAAAAAAACTTAGGTTACGATGCTAATATCCGTAAATTGATTGATTTAGCTCTTTATAAATGGGTAATATTAATTGGAAATGACGATTTGTTTTTGAAAAGAGGCTTAAATGAAATTGACGATTTTTGTAAAAGAAATGAATCCATTGCAATGATTTCAAGACCTTTTATTCGGTTTGAAAAAGACATAAATAAACCACTCGGAATTTCTAGGTTTTTACCAAATGAAGCTATTGTCGGAAAAAACGATTCACCAAAAATGATTTTCAGAATTTGTGGTTTTGTTGGAGGATTGGTTATTAATAAAGAATGGGCAAAAAAACTAGCTACAGATAGATATGACGGAACTTTGTTTTATCAAATTTACTTGGCAGCAAATGCTTTCTGTACTACCGGAATTGGTTATTTAGCAAATCCGCCAGTAGGAGGAAGAGCAGGAAACCCGCCTTTATTTGGAAATTCTGAAAAGGATGGAAACCTTCACATTCCTGGATCTTATTCAGCAAAAGGAAGAGCCTCAATGTGGAAAGGAGTTCTAGATATTGGGAAAGATGTTGGTAATGAATATAATATTGAAATTCGAGAAGATTTGCGAAAAGAATTAATGATCAGGCAATCGTTTCATGTTTTTGAAATGAATGTAGGAGTTTCTAAAGAAACTTTAAAAGAACTAAAATCTGAATTAAAAAAATTAGATTTGTTCGATCATTGGATTCCAAAAACTTTATATTTTTTAAATATCACTTTTGGTAAAAACGCTTATTACGTTTATTATCTTACAAGAAAAATAATGCAATAA
- a CDS encoding O-antigen ligase family protein, producing MNFSKKLIKNVFYLFVASTLIYFVEAFQSIMMIATALLLLSFAKLKDFKISKKNAPFLFSFVILAFYYTLFFSSKSIKLIAESLLLFIIPLLSVYLYQFEEFSKDLKKIQFAYSISLSLLCLYFVGFYIYDIPNHHFDWYLARYDLEFYNKIHGTYICLWIAIAILFLADLTSGFKQFSLPKKILFGVMFALLFSGLIIYNSRNIIVGLIIISGIRFFLLKKQNKTISKKVLFLVLFAVIAVILLSRRYVDDIRFLFENSFKNSTRYAAWSCSAQLIYDSNFLGMDFNLIQEKLNECYVPFHSLELTKFKINSHNQYLDFLLKGGILMFLAFISTLFVKIKYALKSQNYLYLSLTILFVISFITENILVRQYGMYSYFLCDVLFLGSILEIKIMVETK from the coding sequence ATGAATTTTTCAAAAAAACTTATTAAGAACGTATTTTATTTGTTTGTCGCTTCAACTTTAATCTATTTTGTTGAAGCTTTTCAATCTATTATGATGATTGCTACAGCTTTACTATTATTAAGTTTTGCTAAATTAAAAGATTTTAAAATTTCAAAAAAAAATGCTCCATTTCTATTTTCTTTTGTCATTTTAGCTTTTTATTACACGCTGTTTTTTAGTTCAAAAAGTATAAAACTAATTGCTGAAAGTTTACTTTTATTTATTATTCCGCTTTTAAGCGTTTATTTATATCAATTCGAAGAATTTTCTAAAGACCTAAAAAAAATACAATTTGCCTACAGTATTTCTTTGAGTTTATTGTGTTTGTATTTTGTGGGATTCTATATTTATGATATTCCAAATCATCATTTCGATTGGTATTTAGCACGCTATGATTTAGAATTTTACAATAAAATACATGGCACGTATATCTGTTTATGGATTGCAATTGCTATTTTATTTCTTGCAGATCTTACCTCTGGATTTAAACAGTTTTCTTTGCCGAAAAAGATTTTATTTGGTGTAATGTTCGCCCTTTTATTTTCAGGCTTAATTATTTACAATTCTAGAAATATTATTGTTGGACTTATTATAATTTCTGGAATTAGATTTTTCTTATTGAAAAAACAAAACAAAACGATTTCAAAAAAGGTACTTTTTCTAGTTTTATTTGCCGTTATAGCCGTTATTTTGTTATCGAGACGTTATGTAGACGATATTCGTTTTTTATTCGAAAATTCGTTTAAAAACTCAACCCGGTATGCGGCTTGGTCTTGCAGCGCACAATTAATTTACGATTCTAATTTTTTAGGAATGGATTTTAATCTAATTCAGGAAAAATTAAACGAATGTTATGTTCCTTTTCATAGTTTGGAATTAACAAAATTCAAAATAAACTCGCACAATCAATATCTTGATTTTTTATTAAAAGGTGGAATTTTGATGTTTTTAGCTTTTATTTCGACCTTATTTGTAAAAATTAAATATGCTCTTAAAAGTCAAAATTACTTGTATTTATCACTAACAATCTTGTTTGTTATTTCTTTTATAACAGAAAACATTCTAGTGAGACAATACGGAATGTACAGTTATTTTTTATGTGATGTTTTGTTTCTCGGTTCTATTCTGGAAATAAAAATCATGGTAGAAACAAAGTAG
- a CDS encoding glycosyltransferase family 4 protein, whose amino-acid sequence MNDILIISNYYPPEKGAAANRIEQLALKLNQNGYEVSVISPLPNYPKGAIFPEYKGKFSVTEKIQNITLKRLWIYASNSSNIFKRIISTFSFSTFLFLYLLFAKTPKKVIVQSPPLLLSFTAVFALWIKRKKIIVNVSDLWPTAAIELDVLKKNSISHKLLLFIERFIYKKATHIFGQSNEIIDHIHSIFPKKKCFLYRNYPDHFVENNVHENKNSNEPIKLFYAGLLGVAQGVFELIQKLDLEHLNVELHIFGDGAEKAQIVDYMNQNPMQKIIFHGMLERNILHEKLMTLDIALVPLKTRIYGSVPSKIFEYSALGFPVLYFGGGEGENIVEENNLGWVVPVEDFNGLNVALKQISEIDKNEIQAMKNRIFVHAKQNFNLDKQMKDLIENDAF is encoded by the coding sequence ATGAACGACATTTTAATTATATCTAATTATTATCCGCCAGAAAAAGGTGCCGCTGCAAACAGAATTGAGCAATTGGCGCTGAAATTAAACCAAAACGGATATGAAGTTTCGGTAATTTCTCCGCTTCCAAATTATCCAAAAGGAGCGATTTTTCCAGAATACAAGGGCAAATTCTCCGTTACAGAAAAAATTCAAAATATTACTTTAAAACGGCTTTGGATTTATGCGAGCAATAGTTCTAATATTTTTAAAAGAATTATTTCAACGTTTTCTTTCTCAACTTTTTTATTTCTCTACTTATTATTTGCCAAAACACCTAAAAAAGTAATTGTGCAATCTCCGCCTTTATTGTTGTCTTTTACAGCTGTTTTTGCGCTTTGGATTAAAAGAAAAAAAATAATCGTGAACGTCTCTGATCTTTGGCCAACCGCAGCAATTGAACTTGACGTTTTAAAGAAAAACAGTATTTCGCATAAACTCCTACTATTTATAGAACGTTTCATTTACAAAAAAGCAACGCATATTTTCGGTCAATCCAATGAAATTATAGATCATATTCATTCTATATTTCCAAAAAAAAAATGCTTTTTATATCGTAATTATCCTGATCATTTTGTGGAAAATAATGTCCATGAAAATAAAAATTCTAACGAACCAATAAAATTGTTTTACGCTGGATTATTAGGCGTTGCACAAGGAGTTTTCGAACTTATTCAAAAGTTAGATTTAGAACATTTAAATGTCGAATTGCATATTTTTGGAGACGGCGCAGAGAAAGCTCAAATTGTGGATTATATGAATCAAAATCCGATGCAGAAAATTATTTTTCATGGAATGTTAGAACGTAATATTCTGCATGAAAAATTAATGACTTTGGATATCGCTCTTGTTCCTTTAAAAACAAGAATTTACGGTTCTGTTCCTTCAAAAATATTTGAATACAGCGCTTTAGGTTTTCCTGTTTTGTATTTTGGCGGTGGCGAAGGCGAAAATATTGTAGAAGAAAATAATCTGGGTTGGGTTGTTCCTGTTGAAGATTTTAATGGTTTAAATGTTGCTTTAAAACAGATTTCAGAAATAGATAAAAATGAAATTCAAGCCATGAAAAACAGAATTTTTGTTCATGCCAAACAGAATTTTAATCTCGATAAACAAATGAAAGATTTAATTGAAAATGATGCCTTTTGA